The proteins below are encoded in one region of Triticum aestivum cultivar Chinese Spring chromosome 1B, IWGSC CS RefSeq v2.1, whole genome shotgun sequence:
- the LOC123090941 gene encoding protein FAR1-RELATED SEQUENCE 5 — protein MDLKKNSFLHQVYDCRFKWAKPYLKGDFCAKMCSTQRSECMNNLLKCYVSRSAPINIFFQQYTKMFANRCEEEDFEIAHSKKDGKIIRTNFLIERHAAKIYTRGVFKLFLLELYQSGSFIMKGNQVDGRITLEHADAEQRQRWCKVVYDVIVDRESDTYNCECGMFEHSGLLCRHLLKVMVHIGVRQIPSRYIMKRWTNDARENMPDHLKCYQKDASMQVSKTFMHNIIYVKALEIVKLADSSMVTFQHAIMGLDKVKNDLEKIIAAGITQGQASNDKGNAAQASKEPTQETTQGFKENETTPTENQQTDEGLKNEMGNMFSQGSQSCLAPEKRSAKGRPKTKRFKSAAEGASNKSTRKCAICGSRDHFTKSCPCHLVGAASSSDSEGDADLTVEDHVNTDVVEEKDVNQQSQMGEQSRRTENINTPKSVQRRCKKCGLPGHYTPKCPKFYGPKKPPKEVTCKKCCLGGHYSSTCGGESSYKRKR, from the exons ATGGActtgaaaaaaaattcatttttgcatCAGGTTTATGATTGTCGTTTCAAATGGGCCAAGCCTTACCTCAAGGGAGACTTTTGTGCCAAAATGTGCAGCACACAAAGAAGCGAGTGCATGAACAACCTGCTCAAGTGTTATGTATCCAGGTCGGCACCAATAAACATCTTTTTTCAACAGTACACAAAGATGTTTGCCAACAGATGTGAAGAGGAGGACTTCGAAATCGCTCACTCAAAGAAG GATGGGAAGATAATAAGAACAAACTTTCTAATAGAGCGACACGCAGCTAAAATTTACACAAGGGGTGTGTTCAAGCTGTTCTTACTTGAATTGTATCAGTCTGGATCATTCATCATGAAGGGAAATCAGGTGGATGGGAGAATCACATTAGAGCATGCTGATGCAGAACAAAGGCAACGTTGGTGCAAAGTGGTTTATGATGTTATTGTTGACAGGGAGAGCGACACTTACAATTGCGAGTGTGGAATGTTTGAGCACTCTGGACTGCTTTGTCGACACTTACTAAAG gttaTGGTACACATTGGCGTCCGCCAAATCCCGAGTAGGTACATTATGAAGAGATGGACCAACGATGCTAGAGAAAATATGCCAGATCACCTAAAGTGTTATCAGAAAGATGCAAGCATGCAGGTGTCGAAGACTTTCATGCACAACATAATCTACGTCAAGGCATTGGAGATAGTAAAACTAGCTGACAGCAGCATGGTTACTTTCCAGCATGCTATAATGGGATTGGATAAAGTAAAGAATGATCTTGAAAAGATTATAGCAGCAGGAATTACACAGGGACAAGCTTCTAATGACAAAGGCAATGCAGCTCAAGCAAGCAAAGAGCCAACACAGGAAACAACTCAAGGATTCAAAGAAAATGAGACCACACCTACAGAGAACCAACAAACAGATGAAGGATTGAAGAACGAAATGGGCAACATGTTCTCACAAGGTTCTCAAAGTTGTTTAGCACCTGAAAAGAGATCAGCCAAAGGTAGACCCAAAACGAAGCGTTTCAAGTCAGCGGCTGAAGGCGCATCAAACAAGAGCACAAGGAAGTGTGCGATATGTGGATCTAGGGACCATTTCACAAAGTCTTGCCCTTGCCACCTTGTTGGTGCAGCATCATCAAGCGATTCTGAGGGAGATGCCGACTTAACAGTTGAAGACCATGTCAACACAGATGTTGTTGAAGAAAAAGATGTCAATCAGCAAAGCCAGATGGGAGAACAAAGTAGGAGAACTGAAAACATCAATACTCCCAAGTCTGTCCAGAGGAGGTGCAAGAAATGCGGTCTGCCTGGTCATTACACTCCTAAGTGCCCAAAATTCTATGGCCCCAAAAAGCCTCCAAAAGAGGTGACATGCAAAAAATGTTGCCTGGGAGGTCACTACTCGTCGACTTGTGGAGGGGAGTCTTCATACAAAAGAAAGCGTTAA